Proteins found in one Molothrus aeneus isolate 106 unplaced genomic scaffold, BPBGC_Maene_1.0 scaffold_35, whole genome shotgun sequence genomic segment:
- the LOC136570653 gene encoding coiled-coil alpha-helical rod protein 1-like isoform X2, translating to MAETRPGPPSAPSGSQYSQFPPPSLERLIPPSHFVLRPRSLGAELEAERGRVHDLEVELKALKGQSQHLGAELEAERRRSQQLEAELEAEKGRSQCLEAELKSERGRSQALGVELDALKGRGQRLEAELDAEKGRSQILEMELETLRGRGLGPEGAETSPEQVLLGRWRQKVFQLLLQVRLQRGQELQLQGQVRSLGAAVAAGSRQVSLLELQLRQGQQERQALSQERLRAEAAEEELGKLGQALSRLLGTLGVALADVTTAIVALGTLSERLGRAQHRLQVLVASGRLRWQREPEGTAGDSSTVAPEVTSEKVIRWHQGDTRGGSVPRVSPLCRAPQTTKGGDRTQPRPGTGPLEGP from the exons ATGGCCGAGACCCGCCCGGGCCCTCCTAGTGCGCCCAGTGGCTCCCAGTACTCCCAGTTCCCCCCTCCCAGTCTGGAGAGGCTCATCCCCCCCTCCCACTTTGTGCTGCGCCCCAG GTCCCTGGGAGCGGAGCTTGAGGCAGAAAGGGGGCGTGTCCATGACTTGGAGGTGGAGCTGAAAGCACTGaaggggcagagccagcacctGGGGGCGGAGCTTGAGGCAGAAAGGAGGCggagccagcagctggaggcagagcttGAAGCAGAAAAGGGGCGGAGCCAATGCCTGGAGGCAGAACTTAAGTCAGAAAGGGGGCGGAGCCAAGCACTGGGGGTGGAACTCGATGCCCTAAAGGGGCGTGGCCAGCGATTGGAGGCGGAGCTGGATGCAGAAAAGGGGCGGAGCCAAATCCTGGAGATGGAGCTGGAGACCCTGAGGGGGCGGGGCCTTGGCCCAGAGGGGGCGGAGACAAGCCCAGAGCAG gtgctgctgggccGCTGGCGCCAGAaggttttccagctgctgctgcaggtgaggctgcaacggggccaggagctgcagctgcagggacag gtgcgctccctgggtgctgcagtggCCGCCGGGTCCCgccaggtgtcgctgttggagctgcagctgcgccaggggcagcaggagagacag GCCCTGTCCCAGGAGCGGCTCCGGGCGGAGGCGGCTGAGGAGGAACTGGGGAAACTGGGCCAGGCCCTGAGCCG gctgttgGGGACACTGGGTGTGGCCCTGGCCGATGTCACCACAGCCATCGTGGCCCTGGGGACCCTCAGTGAGCGCCTGGGACGGGCCCAGCACCGACTGCAGG tgctggtggCCTCGGGGAGGCTCCGGTGGCAGCGGGAgccagaggggacagcaggggacagcag cacagtgGCCCCGGAGGTGACATCGGAGAAGGTGATTAGGTGGCACCAAGGGGACACCAGGggtggctctgtccccagggtgtcaccCCTGTGTCGCGCCCCCCAGACCACCAAGGGTGGGGACAGGACCCAGCCACGCCCGGGCACAG GGCCTCTAGAGGGTccatga
- the LOC136570662 gene encoding uncharacterized protein, translating into MEPRELLEALVAVVATLGEVAATVAGPYGDVMLAMSPESLQAALGTFIGHLRDTLGHQGVTSLGQALAAFRANLGATWAHVTAAASAWRDSVATLEDSWARLAREATEIKDACRDTATREATTAATANTRARDLQDKATRWEPSLHKLVAEAWHLTLATNKEKMASEEAAREARLETAKNELVAATEARMEAEVATSKGGAATRRGQRAEAALGLLERLVAACDEATAFPRELQRWLGDIEAALKGTNEASPDVPEALVAKVAVAERLWEASARLATRHLLGTLGDIRRLPGGPGARAVAEQCQRAIEDIPRLLQGE; encoded by the coding sequence ctgctggaggcGCTGGTGGCCGTGGTGGCCACCCTGGGCGAGGTGGCGGCCACTGTGGCCGGGCCGTATGGGGACGTGATGCTGGCCATGTCCCCAGAGTCCCTGCAGGCGGCCCTGGGGACCTTCATCGGTCACCTCCGGGACACCTTGGGCCACCAaggtgtcacctccctgggccAGGCCCTGGCTGCCTTTAGGGCCAACCTGGGGGCCACCTGGGCCCATGTGACAGCTGCAGCCAGCGCCTGGAGGGACTCAGTGGCCACGCTCGAGGACAGCTGGGCCCGGCTGGCCCGGGAGGCCACCGAGATCAAAGatgcctgcagggacacggccaCCAGGGAGGCCACCACCGCGGCCACCGCCAACACCCGGGCCAGGGACCTGCAGGACAAGGCCACCCGCTGGGAGCCATCTCTGCACAAGCTGGTGGCCGAGGCCTGGCACCTGACACTGGCCACGAACAAGGAGAAGATGGCCTCGGAGGAGGCTGCACGTGAGGCGCGGTTGGAGACAGCCAAAAATGAGTTGGTGGCGGCCACCGAGGCCAGGATGGAGGCTGAGGTGGCCACCAGCAAGGGGGGGGCAGCcaccaggaggggacagcgggcAGAGgcggccctggggctgctggagcgcTTGGTGGCCGCGTGTGACGAAGCCACCGCGTTCCCCCGGGAGCTTCAGCGCTGGCTCGGGGACATCGAGGCCGCCCTGAAGGGGACAAATGAGGCATCCCCCGATGTCCCCGAGGCCTTGGTGGCCAAGGTGGCCGTGGCTGAGCGGCTGTGGGAGGCCAGTGCCCGCCTGGCCACGCGTCACCtgctggggacacttggggacatccGCAGGCTCCCCGGTGGCCCCGGTGCCCGTGCGGTGGCTGAGCAGTGCCAAAGAGCCATCGAGGACATCCcgaggctgctgcagggagagtgA
- the LOC136570653 gene encoding coiled-coil alpha-helical rod protein 1-like isoform X1 — protein sequence MAETRPGPPSAPSGSQYSQFPPPSLERLIPPSHFVLRPRSLGAELEAERGRVHDLEVELKALKGQSQHLGAELEAERRRSQQLEAELEAEKGRSQCLEAELKSERGRSQALGVELDALKGRGQRLEAELDAEKGRSQILEMELETLRGRGLGPEGAETSPEQVLLGRWRQKVFQLLLQVRLQRGQELQLQGQVRSLGAAVAAGSRQVSLLELQLRQGQQERQALSQERLRAEAAEEELGKLGQALSRLLGTLGVALADVTTAIVALGTLSERLGRAQHRLQVLVASGRLRWQREPEGTAGDSSTVAPEVTSEKVIRWHQGDTRGGSVPRVSPLCRAPQTTKGGDRTQPRPGTVSLAPLVMQLQALGAAILGDITDPAVPTPPWGHR from the exons ATGGCCGAGACCCGCCCGGGCCCTCCTAGTGCGCCCAGTGGCTCCCAGTACTCCCAGTTCCCCCCTCCCAGTCTGGAGAGGCTCATCCCCCCCTCCCACTTTGTGCTGCGCCCCAG GTCCCTGGGAGCGGAGCTTGAGGCAGAAAGGGGGCGTGTCCATGACTTGGAGGTGGAGCTGAAAGCACTGaaggggcagagccagcacctGGGGGCGGAGCTTGAGGCAGAAAGGAGGCggagccagcagctggaggcagagcttGAAGCAGAAAAGGGGCGGAGCCAATGCCTGGAGGCAGAACTTAAGTCAGAAAGGGGGCGGAGCCAAGCACTGGGGGTGGAACTCGATGCCCTAAAGGGGCGTGGCCAGCGATTGGAGGCGGAGCTGGATGCAGAAAAGGGGCGGAGCCAAATCCTGGAGATGGAGCTGGAGACCCTGAGGGGGCGGGGCCTTGGCCCAGAGGGGGCGGAGACAAGCCCAGAGCAG gtgctgctgggccGCTGGCGCCAGAaggttttccagctgctgctgcaggtgaggctgcaacggggccaggagctgcagctgcagggacag gtgcgctccctgggtgctgcagtggCCGCCGGGTCCCgccaggtgtcgctgttggagctgcagctgcgccaggggcagcaggagagacag GCCCTGTCCCAGGAGCGGCTCCGGGCGGAGGCGGCTGAGGAGGAACTGGGGAAACTGGGCCAGGCCCTGAGCCG gctgttgGGGACACTGGGTGTGGCCCTGGCCGATGTCACCACAGCCATCGTGGCCCTGGGGACCCTCAGTGAGCGCCTGGGACGGGCCCAGCACCGACTGCAGG tgctggtggCCTCGGGGAGGCTCCGGTGGCAGCGGGAgccagaggggacagcaggggacagcag cacagtgGCCCCGGAGGTGACATCGGAGAAGGTGATTAGGTGGCACCAAGGGGACACCAGGggtggctctgtccccagggtgtcaccCCTGTGTCGCGCCCCCCAGACCACCAAGGGTGGGGACAGGACCCAGCCACGCCCGGGCACAG tgtccctggcCCCACTGGTGATGCAGCTCCAGGCCCTTGGTGCCGCCATCCTTGGGGACATCACAGACCCTGCAGTGCCAACGCCCCCATGGGGACACCGGTGA